From the Deltaproteobacteria bacterium genome, the window CAAGGCGCCGCTCATGCCGATCATTTATCTTTCAGAAAATCCGGAACATATCAAAAACGATCTTGAATACACGCGCCGCCGGAAATATATCGACCCGCAGGATGTCGGTCTGATCCATTTTGCCAAAACGCCACGGGAGGCGGTTACGGTTCTGAAGAGGTTTTACAACAATGTGGACCAGATTCACTATGAAAAGGAACAGACGGTCGTGATTGAACTCAAAGGCAAGATTCCCTTTCGCTTGAGACAACGGGTCGAGAAAAAAGCATCTGAGATCGGTTCAAAACTGGGTCATCTTGTTTGGGGGAATCACCCTTGGGGAAAAAACAGGCTGACGCTGGAAAGATATTGCCCTTCTTCTTACAGTCATTTAAGAGGGATCATCGATCTTCTGAACTCTGTCTAATGGTCGGATAATAAAGGAGGCGTTGTTATGTTCAAACCATGGAAGCAGGCGTTGGGTGTTGTGGCGGCTGTTGTCGTTGCTTGTTTTTTATCGGGTTGTGTGGAGAGACGATTTGACGCCTCCTCTTATTATAGTGTGGCCCTCACGAACAATAATCTTTTCTTTGGGCATATTATTCGTGAAGATGGGCAGTATCTTTATCTCCAGGATGTTCATTATATCCAGGTGACCAGGCCGGAGCAGGATCCCAACAAAAAAGAGGTGGTGCCGCCTAATATCAAGTTGGTGGCTCAGGTCACCGATTTTCAAGGACCGCGGGACGAGATGAACCTGAACAAGAAGCAGGTGCTCTATTATCAAAAGCTTCGCGATGATTCACCGGTGGTGAAGGCGATTGCCAAGGAAAAAGCGACCCCTAAGGCTCCCGAATCAAAACCAGCCCAATAATCGGGAATGATTAGCGAAAGAGTTTTTTGAACATCTCTTGCGGTTTCGCAGGGACCGCCTTGGGGAGGGCCACCGGGGCTCCTCCTCCTGAGGACTTTCCAAGGGAAGGGATCAGGCTTTTTGCCTGTTCTTTGGCCTGCTCCTTGACCAATCCTGTGGCCGCCTTGGCGAAAAGATCCTTGGCAAAACCGACATCCGGGGCGATGACCGGTTTGTTGACGGTCCCCGTTATCGTAAAGGGGAGGTTGAAGCGTCCCTCCTTGTCCACCAGATAGGTGCGGATCTTGTCGTTGGTGATCCAGGCGTTGGTCTTGTCACGACTGAACTGGGCGTTCCCTTTCATGTTGAGATCAAAGTCGAGCGAAAAAGTCCCCTTGAGGTCTGTTGCGAAGTCATCGGTCACCATCTTCATGTTGGGCGTTTCCACCTGCCCGTTTTCAATCTTGAAACTGCCGGAAAGATTCTTGAAGGGGGTTCCTTCCCCTTTGGTAAAGGAAGGGGCTGAAAGCCCGGCCCCGAGCAAGCCGACCTGTGTGACCGCCAACAGCTCCTTCGAAAAAAGGCCGCCCGCCATATTGGCGGCGTAGAATTTTCCGTCCGTGATGCCCAGTGACCCTTGTCCCGAGAGGCTTTTCTTGATCTCTTCCGCCTCGGTGCCGTGACCATGCACATTCAGGTCAAAGTTACCCTTGCCGGAGACCGCTTCCGGGAGATCAGAAAAAGTCTTCATGGCGGTGGCGACATCAATTCCCTGGAGCTTGGTGTTCATGCCGAAGAGTGGTTTGGCCGCCGAAAGATCGACCCAGCCGCTTCCCGCAAACTTTCCACCGAGAAGATCACAACTCAAGTTGTTCAGGTTGGCGATGGAGTTTTTGTATTCAAAGGCAGAGGCGAGGTTCGTCAGGGTATATTTTTCATAGACGATCCTGGAGGCGTTGAGACTTCCGGAGGCGGAAACTTCCTTGGTGTTGCTCAAGGGGCCGGAGAGTTTGAATTTTAGCTTGGGGTCTCCGGCAAGGGTTACCGTTTTGTAGGCCGGCAGAAGGGTTTTGAGCTGATCCAGCGGAAGAGGGGTCGATTCCAGGGTTAACGCGACCGTTTTATCGGGGCCAAGGCTTGCTTCCCCGGAACCGTTAATGGCCGCCTCCAGGAGGTTAAGAGTCAATTTGGAGACGACGACCTTTTTGGCATCACTGTTCCCGGCGATCGAAACCGACAGATTCTGGCCGGCCGCTTTTTCAAAACTGTTTCCCGAATGGATGACGGAATCCTTGAGGCTTAAACTGGCATCAAACTGGACCGCCTGAGGGGTGCCGGCGGCATGGAGCTTCAAGGCCCCACTGCCGGAGAGGGTAGAACCCATCGCCGCCGAAAAGGGGGAGAGGCTGTTCCAGAAGAGGGCCAGGTTTTCCAGCGAGGCCTCGAACTGTTTTTTTTCTTTGAAATCGATGACAGAGAGGTTGATCAAAAACGGGTTGCCGTCATTGATCGCCAATTTCCCTTCTTTGAAGGAGGCATTATTCTGCTTCAGGTCGACAAACGCCTCGCCAGTCAGCTTGAAATGTGCCTCCATCCCCTTGGAGAGGTCAAATTCGAGCGACAGACCGATCGGATTTTTCGGATCCTCCAGCTTGATGGAACTGATCTTGAGGTTTAACTTTTTGACAGAGAGGGGATCACCAGGGGTCGTCTCATCTTTGTAAGTGAAATTCCCATCGTGAATCGTCAGGTCATCCACCCAGATCTGCTTGGGCATAAATCGTGAACTGGCGGTGGCGGGAGGAGAAGGTTCGGCGGCATTCCCCTCCGACACCCCAAACAGGTTGTCTCTGATGAAAAAACTGACCGGGGGAGGAGGGGGCGGGACAGGCCCGCCTGGAGTCGGCGAGGCAGGCCCCCCCTTTTTCTGTAGCAGACTTTCGATGTTGGTCCCGGAATCTTTTTTCACCACCAGGATCTCCGGTTGATCCAGGGAGAGGTTGGCAATTACCTTGAGGTACAAAAGACTCTTGAAATCGACCTTGAAATCAAAACCCTTGATCTTGGCGAGGGTGACTCCTTTGTAGGGAGAATCGTCACTGTTATTGACAGTCAATCCTTCCAGATGGAGACCAATAAAGGGGAAGACCCGGATGGAGGCCTTGTCAATAGTGAGTGTTCCATTGATTTCTCCGTTTACTTTTTTGAGAACCGCTTCTTTGACCTGGTCCGGTTTTACAAAAACCAGGATCCCGGCGATGAGGAGGGCAAAAACCAGAACAAGACCGGCCACAATTTTGAGGATTAGTTTCATGGGGAGGCACCTTATTTAATTTTGATGAGAGAGGCAACTGTTTTTAAGGGGCCCAAGTGAATCACCCTTGCTTTTTTTGCAGGGTACTTGTACGGAATGCCCTCAAAATGATTCAAGCCACCAAGATAAGACCGGGGATGATTATCGTTTATGAGGGGGACCTCTGTCGGGTCCTGAAGATCATCCATATCACTCAGGGGAATAAAAGAGGAAAAATTCAGGCTGAATTACGGAGCTTAAAGAGTGGTCTGAAGATTGAAAACCGGTTCCGCTCAGAAGACAGCATTGAAAATGCCGTGCTTGAGGAAAAAGAGATGGAATACCTCTACAATGATGGGGAACATTATTATTTCATGGATACGACCACCTATGAACAGACCCAGCTTTCCAAGGATACCCTTGGGGATGGGACCTATTTTTTAAAATCGAATTCTAAAATTCTAGTCCAGTTGTGGGACGATAAACCGGTTGGCCTCGATCTCCCCCCGGAGTTTGTTCTTGAGGTTGTGGAAACCGACCCTCCCATGAAGGGGGGGACCGCCGCCGCCTCCTACAAACCGGCACTGATGGACAATGGCCTGACCATCAAGGTCCCTCCTTTTATTAATAGGGGGGACAAGATTAAGGTCGACACCTCCAGCCTGGAGTACATTGGGCGGGTCTAAAAAGCCTTCCTTAAAGGCCCCTCTTTTTGGTACAATAAGAATTGTGCATGGTTTCGTTTGCCGGTCTCTTTTATTTCTGGCCGCGATCAGTCTCCTTCTGACGCTCCGGTTTTTCGACACGTTGGGATGCAGTGCCGGTACCGACGATGGAGGGACTCCCGCCGCGTCGGGCTGTTCCAAGGATGGCGATTGCTCTTCGGGGAATTACTGTTCTTCCGGGAGTTGTGTTGGTCTGGTATCGTCGGGAGGTTCCTGCACCGCCTCGACCGAGTGCCGTTCCGGACACTGCACCAATGCTTTCTGTACCGCTTCAGAAAGTGGTTGTTCTTCAGACAGTCAGTGTCTTGTCGGGGAATATTGTTCCACGGGGAGCAAATGTTCTGCCTTGTTGGCCAATGGCGCCGGTTGCACCGCTTCGAAAGAATGTAATTCGGGAAATTGTTCTTCCGGCAGTTGTTCCGCCCCTTCTTCACTGCCGGGAGGGGACAGTAGCGGGGGGAGCACAACCCTTTCTTTTTGCACCGCTTCCAGTTTGAGTGGGAGTTACGCCCTGGATTCCGACGGTTGTTGTGCGGGTGCCGGAGGCCCGGGAGATCCGAGGACGATTACGGTTTCAGGGACCACGGTTACGGATAACTCTAATTGTAACGCCTCCAATTACAACGCCCCCCTGCATACTACCGACACCTGTTATTATTCAGAAACGGAGGCGATTGGTGGAACGATGGGAGGGTGTACCAATACCTTTACCCAATCCGGAAGCCGGATCGTCCTTAGCTACAATTGTGGCCCTTGTACCATCAGCTATCACAAAGATTAAGAGATCCGTTGGGTGAAACACCTTTGGGTGAATCACCCTTGCGTCGTTCCGTTTCCCCCTATAGGGTAAACCATCATGGCTCGTGATTATTACGAAGTTCTGGGTGTTTCTCGCAACGCTCCTGCGGGTGAGATTAAAAGCGCCTACCGGCGTCTTGCCAGAAAGTATCATCCAGATGTGAACAAGGGGGACAAAGGGGCGGAGGAAAAATTCAAGGAGATCTCTCAGGCCTACGACATCCTGGGGGACCCTGAAAAAAAGAAAAAGTATGATCTGGGGGTGATTCACCCAGGGGGCTTTGAATGGGACCGGCCGGGTCAGGGGCCGAGGAGATGGGCTTGGACGAGTGGGGGGGCTGGCAGGGAGTTCCGTTTTGAGGAAGGGATGGGAGGGGTTGATCTTGGAGATATCTTTGAGGGGCTCTTTGGGATGCCTACCGGTGGGACCGGTCCCACCGGTAGGACCGGCCCCGCCGGTGGGGCTGGTCGGGCGAGAAAGGGGGCGGCCCCGCACGACCTTCATTCGTCGCTGGAGATTTCGGCGGATGAGGCGAGGGCAGGGACCCCCGTCCATGTTTTATTGTTTCACCCCAACGGTCAGGGTGAACAGTTAAGGGTAAAAATTCCCTCCGGGATCAAGAATGGCGCCAAACTCCGTCTCCGTGGACAAGGAGAAGGCCAAGGAGACCTTTATCTGACGATTCGCGTTAAGTAAGAGGTGTTAAAATTCTTGACTTTGTTTTCCACCGGATGATACCGATCAGGGCCAGTGCAACGCTCCCTCATTCTTTTCGGCCTTCTCGTTTTTATCTTCAGTCAAAACGGCTGTAGTCTTTCCAAGGCGGCTTCTGACATCACCTCCAACATCATGAAGAACGGGGCCCCCGTTTTTGAGGAGGAGGAAGATATTGAGGTGGCGGAGATAGCCGGTTTGGCAATGCTCAAGACCCTGGAGATTTTTGCCAGGGACAATCCGAGTAATGAAAATTACGCCGTCCTGCTCGCCCGGAATTATGGGAATTATGCCTTTGGTTTTTATGAAAACAAGATCCTCCTCTATAAGGATAAGGATCATGCCAAGTACGGCACTTACGTCAAACGGGCCAAACTGTTTTACCAGCGGGGACGGGATTATGGGTTGGATATCCTGAAGAAGAGTAACCGGTTCAAGAACACCTTGAACAAGGATATCCCGACCTTTGAAGAAATGCTGAAGGGGTATGGACGGGGAGATCTGGACCTTCTTTTCTGGACCGCCTTTTGCTGGGGGAATCTGATCAATCTCTCCAAGGATGATCCGGAGGCGATCACCGACCTCGCCCGTGTTCAGGCGATGATGGCCAGGGTCCTTCAATTGCAGGAGACCTTCTTCTATGCCAGTCCGCACATTTTTTACGGTGTCTATTTTGCGAGCCGGCCGCCGATGCTGGGGGGTTCGCCGCAAAAAGCGAAGGAGCATTTTGACGATGCGATCCGGCTGACCCAAGAGAGATTCCTGATGGGGCCTGTTCTCGAGGCCCAGTTTTATGCGGTGCAGGTTCAGGACAAGGCGCTTTTTTACCAGCTCTTGCAGAAGGTGCTGGAGACCGAGTCCAGCGTCCTTCCGGAACAGAAGTTGGCCAATGAGCTAGCCAAGGAAAGGGCGAGAATCCTTTTGGACAGGATTGATAGCTACTTTTAGGGGGTAAAAAACATGAAAAAGTTTTTCTTCGTGCTGGCCGTTCTGGTCGGTGGGTGGCCTCAGCCAAGCATAACCCAGGCGGCAGGACCGGTTGAAATCAAGTTTGCCAATCTGGCGCCGGAGGGTTCCGCCTGGGCCAATGTCATGACGGAGATGGACAAGGAGGTTCAGGCCGCCTCCGGGGGGAGGCTCAAATTCAAGTTCTACTGGGGCGGGGTGATGGGGGACGAGCCGGATATGATCCGCAAACTCCGGATCAACCAGATCCAGGCCGGCGGTTTTACCGGGCTTGGTTTGGGAACGATTGTCCCGGCAATCCGTCTTCTCGAACTGCCGGCCGCCTTTACTGATACGACAGCATTGGACCAGGCCAAGGAAAAATTCCTCCCCCAGTTCAAGGAAGAGTTCCAGAAAAAAGGGTTCGTCTTTTTGGGGTATGCCGATGTGGGGCCGATTAACATCTTTGCCAACAAGCCGATCCGGTCGATGGCTGACATGAAGGGGGCCAAGTTCTGGATGTGGGAAGGGGATCCGCTGGCCCAGAGTGCCTTCAAGGCGTTGCAGGTGGCCCCGATCCCTCTCCCTGTGCCGGATGTCCTGACCTCACTGCAAACCAACATGATTGATGCGGTTTATGGCCCGCCGCTCGGCGTGACCGCGTTGCAGTGGCACACCCGGGTCAAGTATGTCATGGATTTCCGGTTCAACTATGCGATGGGGGGGTTCATCATCGACAAAAAATTCTACGATTCCCTTCCCCCCGATCTAAAGAAAATTCTCACCGAAACCAGCCAGAAATATTGTCTCAAACTGGTGGAGCGGACCCGTTCCGATAATGACAAGGCCCTGGCGGCCCTCAAGGCGGCAGGAATTCAGGTTGTGACAGTTGCTGAAAAGGACAAGACGGAAATGGAGGCCCTTTTCAAGAAGATGTGGCAGGAGCTTGTCGGCAAACTTTATTCCCAGGAACAGTTGGAAGAATTGAAGAAGATAGTGGTTGCCGGCAAGGGGGTTTAAAGAGGCCTTGGAATTTTTAATAAAGATCAATAACGGCCTGGCACGGGTCGAGCAGGTCGTTCTTTCCGTGGCCCTCCTCACCATGATTGTCTTTGCCTTTCTGCAGGTGATCCTGAGGAATTTTTTCAATACCGGTCTTCTCTGGTCGGATGTCTTTGTCCGTCATCTTGTCCTCTGGGTCGGCTTTTTGGGGGCCTCTCTGGCGACGAAGGAGAGAAACCATATCCGTGTCGACCTCCTGAGTCGTTACGTTCCGTTGCGTCTCCATCGGCCTTTTTTCATCCTCCTCGATCTTTTTGCCGGAGTGGTTTGCACGCTTCTCTTTCTGGCGGCCTTTGACTTTCTCCGGGGGGAGATGGAGAACGGCGGCAGACTCTTCCTGAAGGTGCCGGCCTGGGTCATGCAGTTGATTATCCCCCTTGTTTTTTTGATGGCGGGCCTCCGGTTTTTCATCAATCTGCTTTTGGATCTTTTTGAGAAAAAACCTGTTGAGACGCCACCGGTCACATTTTCGACATGACTCTCCTCCTCGGTCTCCTCATTGCCCTTTTTGCCGTTTTTGGGGCCCCCCTGTTTACGATCTTCGGGGCGATTGCCCTTCTTGGTTTCACGGCAAACGGTATCCATCCTTCGGCTGTGATCATTGAACTCTACCGGATGGCCTCCGCTCCCACCCTGGTGGCGATCCCCCTTTTCACCTTTGCCGGCTACATGATGGCGGAATCGAAGACGCCGGAACGGATGGTCAACTTGAGTCAGGCCCTCTTTGGCTGGATGCCCGGCGGGTTGGCGATTGTCTGCCTTCTGGCCTGTGCCTTTTTTACCGCCTTTACCGGTGCTTCCGGGGTGACGATCATCGCGCTTGGAGGGCTTCTCTTTCCGATCCTTCTTAAAAAAGGGTATCCCGAAAATTTCTCTCTGGGGCTGGTTACCACCTGCGGAAGCCTCGGCCTGTTGTTCCCCCCAAGTCTGCCATTGATCCTTTATGGTCTGATTGGTGAAGTGGATGTCGACAAACTTTTTATGGCCGGCCTTCTCCCCGGTTTTCTGCTGATCCTGTTCTTGGGGGTTTATAGCGTTCGTGTCGGGTTCAGGAGCGAAAAGAGCCGCAATCGATTTAGCTGGAAGGCGATAGGAAAGGCGTTCAAGGCCGGCTTTTGGGAGATCCCCCTGCCGTTTATCGTGCTGATCGGGATCTACGGCGGTTACTTTACTGCCGGTGAGGCGGCGGCGGTCTCGGCCTTTTATATCTTTGTCGTTGAGGTCTTTATCTATCGCGACCTGAAATTTTTTACCGATATCCCGCGGGTTGTGAAGGACAGCATGGTCCTTGTCGGCGGCATATTGATCATTTTGGGTGTCTCTCTCGGATTTACCAGTTTCCTGATCGATGCCCGCGTGCCGATGATTCTTTTAGAGGCGGTTCGCCAATATATCACCAGTCCGCTGATGTTTCTCCTGATCCTCAATCTTCTGCTCCTCGTGGTCGGTTGCTTGATGGATGTTTTCTCCGCGATCATTGTTGTTGTCCCGCTGATCACACCGATCGCCAAGTCATTTGGAATTCATCCCGTTCACCTGGGGATTATTTTCTTGACCAATCTGGAGATCGGCTACCTGACCCCGCCGGTCGGTTTAAATCTGTTTATTTCGAGCTACCGGTTTAAACGACCGGTCTTGCAGATCGCCCGATTTTCATGGCCGTTCATGATCATTCTTTTGACCTCCCTGATGATCATTACTTATGTACCGAGCCTTTCGCTTTTCCTTGTGAATCATTTTAAATAATCGGCCAGCAACAGGTAATTTTTCGATAAGTTGACACTCCGCACTCCTTTTGTTACCGTCCGCCCCCATGACAGAGACTGTTATCGTTAGCGCGGCGCGGACGCCGATCGGTTCTTTTCAAGGAACCCTCTCCTCCCTTCCCGCCACAAAACTGGGAAGTGTGGCGATTGCGGAGGCGGTCAAAAAAAGCGGACTGAAACCGGAAGAGGTTCAAGAGGTGATCATGGGGTGCGTTCTCCCGGCCGGATTGGGACAGGCCCCGGCCCGGCAGGCGGCGTTGGGGGCAGGTCTTCCCAAGGGAACAGGGTGTCTCACGATTAATAAGGTGTGTGGTTCCGGGTTGAAGTCGGTCATGCTGGCCGATGCGATGATCAAAAATGGGGATGCGGAGGTGGTGATTGCCGGCGGGATGGAGTCGATGAGCAACTCTCCCTACCTTCTCCCCAAGGCCAGGAGTGGTTATCGGATGGGGCATGGGCAGGTGATCGACAGCATGGTCCATGACGGCCTGTGGGATGTTACCAACAATTTTCATATGGGTTCCGCCGCAGAGTTGTGTGCGAAGGAGTACCAGATTTCGCGGGAAGCGCAGGATGAATTTGCGATAGAGAGTTACCGACGGGCGCAAAAGGCGATTGCGGATGGAAAATTTAAAACGGAGATCATAGCGGTCGAAGTCGCCGACGGTAAATCAACCAAAAAAATAGAGATCGATGAAGAACCGGCCAAAGCCAACTTTGAAAAGCTAAAAAGTTTGAGGCCGGCCTTTTCCGCCGGAGGCGGAGAAGGAACGGTCACTGCCGGTAATGCCTCCAAGTTGAATGATGGCGCCGCGGCGGTGGTGGTGATGAGTGGCGAGCTGGCCAAAAAAAAGGGATTGAAGCCCCTGGCGCGGATTGTTGGGCATGCGGGGTCTTCTGTCGCGCCGGAGTGGTTTACGATCGCGCCATCGGAGGCGATCAAAAAGGTCTTGGA encodes:
- a CDS encoding thiolase family protein produces the protein MTETVIVSAARTPIGSFQGTLSSLPATKLGSVAIAEAVKKSGLKPEEVQEVIMGCVLPAGLGQAPARQAALGAGLPKGTGCLTINKVCGSGLKSVMLADAMIKNGDAEVVIAGGMESMSNSPYLLPKARSGYRMGHGQVIDSMVHDGLWDVTNNFHMGSAAELCAKEYQISREAQDEFAIESYRRAQKAIADGKFKTEIIAVEVADGKSTKKIEIDEEPAKANFEKLKSLRPAFSAGGGEGTVTAGNASKLNDGAAAVVVMSGELAKKKGLKPLARIVGHAGSSVAPEWFTIAPSEAIKKVLDRLQLKIANIDLWEINEAFAVVALANNKKLGLNPQNVNIRGGAVALGHPIGASGARILTTLLYSLQETGSRRGCASLCIGGGEGVALVVERI
- a CDS encoding AsmA family protein, which translates into the protein MKLILKIVAGLVLVFALLIAGILVFVKPDQVKEAVLKKVNGEINGTLTIDKASIRVFPFIGLHLEGLTVNNSDDSPYKGVTLAKIKGFDFKVDFKSLLYLKVIANLSLDQPEILVVKKDSGTNIESLLQKKGGPASPTPGGPVPPPPPPVSFFIRDNLFGVSEGNAAEPSPPATASSRFMPKQIWVDDLTIHDGNFTYKDETTPGDPLSVKKLNLKISSIKLEDPKNPIGLSLEFDLSKGMEAHFKLTGEAFVDLKQNNASFKEGKLAINDGNPFLINLSVIDFKEKKQFEASLENLALFWNSLSPFSAAMGSTLSGSGALKLHAAGTPQAVQFDASLSLKDSVIHSGNSFEKAAGQNLSVSIAGNSDAKKVVVSKLTLNLLEAAINGSGEASLGPDKTVALTLESTPLPLDQLKTLLPAYKTVTLAGDPKLKFKLSGPLSNTKEVSASGSLNASRIVYEKYTLTNLASAFEYKNSIANLNNLSCDLLGGKFAGSGWVDLSAAKPLFGMNTKLQGIDVATAMKTFSDLPEAVSGKGNFDLNVHGHGTEAEEIKKSLSGQGSLGITDGKFYAANMAGGLFSKELLAVTQVGLLGAGLSAPSFTKGEGTPFKNLSGSFKIENGQVETPNMKMVTDDFATDLKGTFSLDFDLNMKGNAQFSRDKTNAWITNDKIRTYLVDKEGRFNLPFTITGTVNKPVIAPDVGFAKDLFAKAATGLVKEQAKEQAKSLIPSLGKSSGGGAPVALPKAVPAKPQEMFKKLFR
- a CDS encoding TRAP transporter small permease, with amino-acid sequence MEFLIKINNGLARVEQVVLSVALLTMIVFAFLQVILRNFFNTGLLWSDVFVRHLVLWVGFLGASLATKERNHIRVDLLSRYVPLRLHRPFFILLDLFAGVVCTLLFLAAFDFLRGEMENGGRLFLKVPAWVMQLIIPLVFLMAGLRFFINLLLDLFEKKPVETPPVTFST
- a CDS encoding J domain-containing protein encodes the protein MARDYYEVLGVSRNAPAGEIKSAYRRLARKYHPDVNKGDKGAEEKFKEISQAYDILGDPEKKKKYDLGVIHPGGFEWDRPGQGPRRWAWTSGGAGREFRFEEGMGGVDLGDIFEGLFGMPTGGTGPTGRTGPAGGAGRARKGAAPHDLHSSLEISADEARAGTPVHVLLFHPNGQGEQLRVKIPSGIKNGAKLRLRGQGEGQGDLYLTIRVK
- the efp gene encoding elongation factor P: MIQATKIRPGMIIVYEGDLCRVLKIIHITQGNKRGKIQAELRSLKSGLKIENRFRSEDSIENAVLEEKEMEYLYNDGEHYYFMDTTTYEQTQLSKDTLGDGTYFLKSNSKILVQLWDDKPVGLDLPPEFVLEVVETDPPMKGGTAAASYKPALMDNGLTIKVPPFINRGDKIKVDTSSLEYIGRV
- the dctP gene encoding TRAP transporter substrate-binding protein DctP; its protein translation is MKKFFFVLAVLVGGWPQPSITQAAGPVEIKFANLAPEGSAWANVMTEMDKEVQAASGGRLKFKFYWGGVMGDEPDMIRKLRINQIQAGGFTGLGLGTIVPAIRLLELPAAFTDTTALDQAKEKFLPQFKEEFQKKGFVFLGYADVGPINIFANKPIRSMADMKGAKFWMWEGDPLAQSAFKALQVAPIPLPVPDVLTSLQTNMIDAVYGPPLGVTALQWHTRVKYVMDFRFNYAMGGFIIDKKFYDSLPPDLKKILTETSQKYCLKLVERTRSDNDKALAALKAAGIQVVTVAEKDKTEMEALFKKMWQELVGKLYSQEQLEELKKIVVAGKGV
- a CDS encoding TRAP transporter large permease subunit; translation: MTLLLGLLIALFAVFGAPLFTIFGAIALLGFTANGIHPSAVIIELYRMASAPTLVAIPLFTFAGYMMAESKTPERMVNLSQALFGWMPGGLAIVCLLACAFFTAFTGASGVTIIALGGLLFPILLKKGYPENFSLGLVTTCGSLGLLFPPSLPLILYGLIGEVDVDKLFMAGLLPGFLLILFLGVYSVRVGFRSEKSRNRFSWKAIGKAFKAGFWEIPLPFIVLIGIYGGYFTAGEAAAVSAFYIFVVEVFIYRDLKFFTDIPRVVKDSMVLVGGILIILGVSLGFTSFLIDARVPMILLEAVRQYITSPLMFLLILNLLLLVVGCLMDVFSAIIVVVPLITPIAKSFGIHPVHLGIIFLTNLEIGYLTPPVGLNLFISSYRFKRPVLQIARFSWPFMIILLTSLMIITYVPSLSLFLVNHFK